The sequence below is a genomic window from Nitrospinaceae bacterium.
CTGAGCACACGCATCCTCGACGCCGGCGCACAGGGTATTGTTTTGCCCCACGTGAACAACGCCGAGGAGGCAAGGGAATTCGTTTCGATCTGTAAATTCCCCCCCGAAGGGGACCGCAGCCACGGCGGCGGGCTGCCGCACGCCTCGTACGCCCCGCTTGGCCCGGACGATCTTCTAGCGGGCGTCAACAAGGAGATGCTTCTCGTCGCTATGATCGAAACACCCGAGGCGGGCGAAAAGGCAGATGAAATAGCCGCCGTGGATGGCATCGATGTCCTCCTTATTGGAACCAACGATTTAAGCACGGGGATGGGAATCGCCGGGCAGCACGACCATCCGCGGGTGAATCTCGTATACG
It includes:
- a CDS encoding aldolase; this encodes MAMKASGYDWLFIDLEHGPFNLESATQICVAALTQGITPLVRVASIEGHLSTRILDAGAQGIVLPHVNNAEEAREFVSICKFPPEGDRSHGGGLPHASYAPLGPDDLLAGVNKEMLLVAMIETPEAGEKADEIAAVDGIDVLLIGTNDLSTGMGIAGQHDHPRVNLVYEQVLAACKKHGKIPGMGGSYQADMLERRIKGGMRFILSGSDLNFMIAGAKRQSEMIRNIKI